In the genome of Cervus elaphus chromosome 5, mCerEla1.1, whole genome shotgun sequence, the window TGAAGGTGCTTTATGTGgatgataataatgaaaatggaTGCGAGCTGGATAAGGAGATCAAAAACAGCTTTAACCCAGAGGCCCAGGTTTTTATGCCCATAAGTGACCCAGCCTCATCAGTGTCCAGCTCTCCATCGCCTCCCTTTGGTCACTCTGCTGCTGTAAGCCCTACCTTCATGCCCCGGTCCACTCAGCCTTTAACCTTTACTACTGCCACTTTCGCTGCCACCAAGTTTGGCTCTACCAAAATGAAGAATAGTGGCCGCAGCAACAAGGTTGCACGTACTTCTCCTATTAACCTCGGCTTGAATGTGAATGACCTCTTGAAGCAGAAAGCCATCTCCTCCTCAATGCACTCTCTGTACGGGCTTGGCCTGGGTAACCAGCAGCCGccgcagcaacagcagcagccatCCCAGCCGCCaccacagcagcagcaacagcagaaaaCCTCTGCTCTTTCTCCTAATGCCAAGGAGTTTATTTTTCCTAATATGCAGGGTCAAGGTAGTAGTACCAATGGAATGTTCCCAGGTGACAGCCCCCTTAACCTCAGTCCTCTCCAGTACAGTAATGCCTTTGATGTATTTGCGGCCTATGGAGGCCTCAACGAGAAGTCTTTTGTAGATGGCTTGAATTTTAGCTTAAATAACATGCAGTATTCTAACCAGCAATTCCAGCCTGTTATGgctaactaaaaaaagaaaaaaatgtatcgtACAAGTTAAAATGGTTGGGCCcaagggggattttttttttaataacctccttgagttttttttttttttttttaagcttatagTAAGGATACATTCAAGCTTggttacaaaaataaaacatgcatCATTTTTCATTGCCAACCAAGCACAAAGTTATTTTATACTGactgtatattttaaagtatactcTCAGATATGGCCTCTTACAGTATTTAAGATATAGCAAGGAcatggctgattttttttttataaaaaattggcACTAATAAGTGGGTTTATTGGTCTTTTCTAATTGTATAATTTAATTTAGTACAAAGTTTGTAAAATATCAGAGGATATATATATTGTTTCTACGACATGGTATTGCATTTATATCTTTTTACTACAGTGATCTGTGACAGCAGCttcatgttgtattttttttactgaaattgTAAAATATCCATCTCAAAGACATCACCTATTCTAAAAATTGTGTACAGGATATTCCTTTAGTGGTGGAA includes:
- the TOB1 gene encoding protein Tob1 encodes the protein MQLEIQVALNFIISYLYNKLPRRRVNIFGEELERLLKKKYEGHWYPEKPYKGSGFRCIHIGEKVDPVIEQASKESGLDIDDVRGNLPQDLSVWIDPFEVSYQIGEKGPVKVLYVDDNNENGCELDKEIKNSFNPEAQVFMPISDPASSVSSSPSPPFGHSAAVSPTFMPRSTQPLTFTTATFAATKFGSTKMKNSGRSNKVARTSPINLGLNVNDLLKQKAISSSMHSLYGLGLGNQQPPQQQQQPSQPPPQQQQQQKTSALSPNAKEFIFPNMQGQGSSTNGMFPGDSPLNLSPLQYSNAFDVFAAYGGLNEKSFVDGLNFSLNNMQYSNQQFQPVMAN